In Bombina bombina isolate aBomBom1 chromosome 6, aBomBom1.pri, whole genome shotgun sequence, a single genomic region encodes these proteins:
- the LOC128664543 gene encoding uncharacterized protein LOC128664543, which translates to MAAIEAGRTKSGRNVQFTLEQNEVLVESVLEHYDVLLGHKQRVTTHSRKKFLWEEISRAVSAVSRFPKNVDSCKKRFSDIKRITKSKYAKEKKAARATGGGPAMDSDLLNYERRVLSRLGNEIVDGLDVPCDSDDFPAQPSSQSSLQATESIEELASTSQMRPTENVCQRTLSSSSITTHSLGSADTLPDIPCSTPVDNARNSREVMNIFNQIISGGIEEGNEEENTQDDISSGEIILRTVDPLEEDSQMTIIEESLSGTNTSAQSRSHQQPESTMSTPIPEIENAANIANNPIEAAPETDALQEMVGIARNFRDEQNKVIEMFGNFLKDRIRIEEQKIEIERERNEIFRAGFENLSKCVESISNLFSASSSPNPQFQE; encoded by the exons ATGGCAGCGATTGAAGCTGGAAGAACCAAAAGTGGAcgtaatgtccaatttactttagaACAAAATGAAGTTCTAGTAGAGAGTGTATTAGAGCATTATGATGTTCTTCTCGGCCATAAGCAGCGTGTTACCACACATAGCAGAAAAAAGTTTTTGTGGGAAGAGATTAGTCGCGCTGTTTCAGCAGTATCACGTTTTCCCAAAAATGTTGATAGTTGCAAAAAGCGTTTCTCTGACATTAAAAGAATCACAAAGTCAAAATAtgccaaagaaaaaaaagcagctaGGGCTACCGGCGGTGGCCCAGCAATGGATTCCGATCTTCTCAACTATGAACGACGTGTATTGTCTCGATTGGGGAACGAAATAGTAGATGGTCTTGATGTGCCTTGTGATTCCGATGATTTTCCAG CACAACCTTCTAGCCAATCTTCTCTACAAGCTACAGAGTCAATTGAGGAATTAGCTTCTACAAGCCAAATGAGgcctacagaaaatgtttgtcaAAGAACCCTTTCGTCATCTTCGATAACAACACATAGTTTAGGATCAGCGGATACATTGCCTGATATTCCCTGCAGTACACCCGTTGACAATGCCAGAAATTcgagag aagtcATGAATATCTTCAATCAAATTATATCCGGAGGTATAGAAGAAG gtaacgaAGAAGAAAACACACAAGATGATATTAGTAGTGGGGAAATAATACTAAGGACTGTAGACCCTTTAGAAGAAGATTCACAAATGACTATAATTGAAGAGTCCTTGTCAGGGACAAATACATCTGCCCAATCAAGGTCCCATCAACAACCAGAGTCTACAATGTCTACACCAATACCTGAAATTGAAAATGCTGCTAATATAGCTAATAATCCAATTGAAGCTGCCCCTGAGACAGACGCATTACAGGAGATGGTGGGAATAGCACGCAATTTTAGGGATGAACAAAACAAAGTAATTGAGATGTTTGGAAATTTTTTAAAGGATAGGATAAGAATAGAGGAGCAAAAAATAGAAATTGAAAGGGAAAGAAATGAGATATTTAGAGCTGGTTTTGAAAATTTAAGTAAATGCGTAGAATCAATATCAAACTTATTCTCCGCATCAtcatcaccaaacccacaatttcaAGAATAG